ACACGGCGGATCCGACGCGCCCCGCCAGGCGCTTCGCCTGCTGATGTCGCTGCGCGAGGGGTCGGTCTTCGCCGACCTGCTGCGCGGTCGCCACCACAGCGTGCGCGAGGACCTGCGCGCCGCCCTGGCCCGCGTGCGCGACCGTCTCATGGAATCGGGCGGCACGGCCGACGACGTACGGTCGGTGGCCCTGGGACACGAGGTCCACCGCCTGGAGCGGCGTCTGCGTCTGCAGAAGGACCCGGCACCGCCGTCCGCGGTCTGGACACCGCGCCACGGGACCCCGCGCACGTGGATCGATCGTACCGGTGGCCGGCCCCTGGTCATCTACGACCGGACCGATCAGCGCTGGGGCGCCTTCGTCGTGGAACGCGGTGGACGCACCCGCTACGTCGACCTTCCCGACGCCGGGACGGCGCTCCGCGAGCACTGGATCCCCCTGCGCATGCTCTTCGAGGCGCTGGCGCGGACGCCCGCGCGGGCGAGGGACCGACTGCTGGGCCGCACCGTGGACGAAGCCCGGGCGGGCCTGACCGGAGTCACCGACGCGCTGTGGACGCCGCTCGCCCTCGACGCATCCGAGGTCGTCGTCGTCTCGACCGGCGCGATGAACGGCGTGGGCCTCGAGGCCGCGCTCCTCGAGACCCTGGGCCGCGATGCCCCCGTGCTGGCCCGCGTGCCCCACCCGGAGCTGCTGGTCGTCGGGGACCGGCCGCGGCGTCCCCGCGCCCTGCTGGTCGAAGGCACCGTCCCGGGCGCGCGTCGCGAGATCGAGGAGATCGAGAGCCGGCTGCAGCGTTCGGGATGGAAGGTGGACGTGGCCCGTTCCCGCGCGGAGTTCCTGGCCACGCGCACGACCTACGGTCTGGTCCATCTGGCCACCCACGGCAGCTTCCACCGCCACCGATGGGTGTCGAACGGCCTGCAACTTCCCGACGGATGGCTCGGCTTCGAACAGCTCGACCCGCGCCGCGTGCGCGACGCGTTGCTCGTGTTCGACAGCTGCGAGTCGGGCCTGCAGAACGAGGCGCCCGGCGCCGAGCTCGACGGCTGGGCCAGCGCCGGCTTCGCCGCCGGTGCCCGTGACATCGTGCTGCACCAGTGGAAGATCGACGACGCCTCGGCCACGCGGTTCATGGGTGCGTTCTACGGCGAGGTGCTGGACGCCGCGTCGATCGCCCACGCCGTCCACCGTGCACGCCGGACGGTGCGGGAGGCCACACCCCACCCCTTCGCCTGGGCCAGCACCTTCCTGTCGAGCCGCACGCCCTTCGCCGGCAACGGTTCCTGATCCGCAAATCGCGCTCCTGCATCGCCTTGCCGCTCTCGGGAGCGGCTCCTATACTCCCGTGCGACTCCCCACGGGCCCCCGGTCCGATCCCCCCGGGTCCCCCCTCGACAGGTGACGACATGCCCCGCAAGGCCCGCGAAGACGTTCCCCGCGAACGACCGCCCAAGCGCCCGCAGCGCGACGTCGATCTCACCGAGATCCACGAGAAGGTCGAGGCCGGGCAGCGGCTGGACTTCGACGACGGCGTCAAGCTGTTCGAGAGCGCCGACCTGCTCACCGTGGGACAGCTGGCGAACACGGTGCGCGAGCGCCGGCACGGCGACCGCACCTACTACAACGTCAACCGTCACCTGAACCCCACGAACGTCTGCTTCGTGGGCTGCGAGCTGTGCGCCTACCAGGACAAGGTCACCGCGCCGGGCACCTGGAGTTACTCGCCCGAGCAGTGCGTCGAGATCGCACGCCGCGACTGGACGCCCGACGTGACCGAGTTCCACATCGTCGGTGGCCTGCACCCGCACTGGAAGTTCCACGTGTACGTGGACATCCTGAAGGAGCTGAAGAAGGCCTTCCCGCAGGTGCACCTGAAGGCCTTCACCATGGTCGAGATCGACTGGCTGGCGAAGCTGGCGAAGAAGTCGGTCGACGAGACCCTCGACCTGCTGATCGAGGCCGGCCTCGACTCCTGCCCCGGCGGCGGCGCCGAGGTCTTCGCGCCGCGCGTGCACGAGATCATCGCGCACAACAAGATCACCGGGGATCGCTGGCTCGAGGTGGCGGGCATCTGCCACGAGAAGGGCCTGCGCACCAACGCCACCATGCTGTACGGCCACGTCGAGACCTACGAGGAGCGCGTCGACCACCTGATCCGCCTGCGCGAGCAGCAGGACCGCACGAGTGGCTTCGACTGCTTCATCGCGCTCGCCTTCCACCCCGAGAACACGCCCTTCGAGGGCCACATGGGCGCGACCGACGGTTTCGACGACCTGAAGACGATCGCGGTGAGCCGCCTGATGCTCGACAACTTCGACCACATCAAGGCCTACTGGATCATGCTCACGCAGAAGATCGCCCAGGTCGCGCTGCGCTTCGGCGCCAACGACCTCGACGGCACGGTGATCGACGAGCGGATCACCCACGCGGCCGGCGGCGTGGCCGGCAAGGGCATGACCCGCACCGAGATCGAGGACTTCATCCGCGAGGCCGGGCGCGTGCC
The genomic region above belongs to Candidatus Krumholzibacteriia bacterium and contains:
- the mqnE gene encoding aminofutalosine synthase MqnE — translated: MPRKAREDVPRERPPKRPQRDVDLTEIHEKVEAGQRLDFDDGVKLFESADLLTVGQLANTVRERRHGDRTYYNVNRHLNPTNVCFVGCELCAYQDKVTAPGTWSYSPEQCVEIARRDWTPDVTEFHIVGGLHPHWKFHVYVDILKELKKAFPQVHLKAFTMVEIDWLAKLAKKSVDETLDLLIEAGLDSCPGGGAEVFAPRVHEIIAHNKITGDRWLEVAGICHEKGLRTNATMLYGHVETYEERVDHLIRLREQQDRTSGFDCFIALAFHPENTPFEGHMGATDGFDDLKTIAVSRLMLDNFDHIKAYWIMLTQKIAQVALRFGANDLDGTVIDERITHAAGGVAGKGMTRTEIEDFIREAGRVPVERNTTYTEFEEILERKDSAEAGV